cttgtaatttaaaattaaaaacaacaaaaagttaCCATATATGAAGAGATGAATTCATGCATCCAAACATGAATTGAGAGGTTATGCAATCAAGCCTTGTTTAATGAACACCTTTCATAATGAAcaaagcaaaatgtaaaaaagtgactaGCTTTATGAATGTTTTGCAGAATGAATTGCAAGGAGACATTGTGATGTAACATATCAGATGGGCCTGTATCAGTCTGTTTTGAGCACTTACTTGATGTCTGGTGACaactttcttgttaaaaaaaaagcatacattataagtaataaattatatttataaatttgttcaagtatttttttttcaaaatggaattcattttttatttattttaattttaaatggattcctgttttgaaaaatcgttttccTTAATGATTATTTTGCAATACGAATAAGGTACAGGAACGGATTATGCTTGTTATGTTAGATTCCACTGTATTCATATTTAACTGTTACAGAAAAATGTGACTTATCAGTGTTTTGTTGATATTTACCAATTAAGaattgataaatgtttttatgcaaagtttaatgcattatttaaataattaaaattatctgtatatttatatttctatatcttGTTCTATGCActaaatgaaagcaataaaatatctGTATGAAGCTGATTgagttttcattttgttattgtttAAGTTTGAAAACAACATACAAATTTATTAGCAACATTTAATGTATGTGTTTATGTagtgtttaaattatataaacttaaaaaccTTTTAGAATGTGTGTATAATCATTACTTTAatacaaaatcataattttcttctaAGATATAATAAAGTTGCTGAATtactcataaattttattttttaaattttaatatctaaaatatatatttaattttctaaaagttagaattgaaattagttttttctGATTATGTGTTGTTTTCCCTCCcattgtttgtaaataaattttttattctaagatTCTGATTGattattatcttcttttttttttaaaagctggtTTTGAAGCGGTACCAAATCCAGTAAGgttttcttctgaaattatttaataaatgttttacataATACAAATTTGGGTACTTACATATTATTCCTTGGAGTGGGAACCAAAACATTACCTTCAACTGCAATAAACAAAcgtttatattagaaaaaatgttgtttatttatatgatgaaGATGCAAGCAAAACTTGTAACTTAAATCGACCTGACATGGATGATAGGATAATATGTACTCTCTTGCTACTTATATGTTATTCCATCAATATTTGATGCAATCAATGAAATAATATCTAAGCAAAAATTACTGGTAATTCAATTGCcatgtattattttttgcatcttatattattttttaagtaagaataCATACCATCACACTTCCCATGGATTATCTAATCGATATTTCTTTATCTTGCTTCTCATGGATTATTTAATCGATATTTCGTTGTCTCGCTTCTCACGGATTATCTAAGCAATATTTCACCATTTCAGTGAGACATTTGATAACTTAGCATAAATGCAAAGTGTAAGAGGTGTAATACAAAGAGTATATAACTAGCTACAAAACAATCTAAACTTTcccaaacaattatttaaattataacaacaCTATAATTATATTAGAACATGCAATggttttgttttctgaaaaaattagacaagaattttttgttaacctaaaaaaaaatcttataactttttaattactaattaaccttttaaatttgggagcattttgaaatttaagaatttcaaagatattaaaaacatctctgaatcagaaaaaaaaataataataataaatcaaatattaggctaatgtgggaaaaaaaaaaaaaaaaaagcttttataccCACATTTACAGCTGCAGAAATTATTGATTACTTCTTCATTGCCCAAGGTTTGAACAGTGTAATGTAATGTCATGGTTATTGATTAATagcataaaatcaattttttggtGATAGTTTAGATTTTATCTAAAATGGTTGATGGAGTAATCTGTAATTACCCAAATTTGTTTTACAGTgaattaatatctatttataattgATGGATATATGCAGTAATTTGCCAGTTatgccaaaataaaaatgaaactttataaggCTGAAatgttttgtatgaaattatttgttaatcatttgcaaaagtaaatatttatacaaaatgaacTTAATATTCATATCTAATTGTGTTTCAGaatacttgtttttatttaaattattaaaaatttcagaattatttagcaaatttgaacatttttcttctattttaaattaaatgtattagtTAAGATATATTGTGtttcatttttcacaatattatttattctaagtatgtcaatctaataattttaaattatcaacaaCCTTCATTATCTCTTTTTGAAggaattcttttacaaataaaaataatttaaagattattaactGTAGAATGCAAATGTTGCTTTAAACTATTGCCTTGTTATTGTAAATAactaggaaaataattattttatataactggaAAATATAACCAAAAGATTTTGcttatttgcttttgaaattttaatacccTAGTGGCtttcagtaaaagaaattttttacatatgtttAGATTTTTGCATGAACCTGAAagtgaaatctacaaattatatcaaaaaagagTATCTGATTTGGTGGAAGCTCGAAAGAGAGCTGAAGCTGATGGCCATCTAATGACTTTCAGTAACAAAGGTAACACATTTCctcagatttattaattattttatattggcaTTGTACtagtgtttttcattttaaataataaagctcATCAGCGAAACTTACTGTAGAATTCTTTaaagtaatattcattttttaaatttttagtaccaatattttttataatatttatcattttaaagatcTCTTCTGCCCATCCCCTCCCTCCCCAGATTATTCTATGAGTACTTTAACTCATTTTGTTTCATGTGTacctaataattaaaatgaaaagcatcTAAAATAAATCCATGACTTGACTtctacttacttttttttaattatatatatatatatatataatgaatttcgaattctctcgactaaataatatgtaacattattttagttgaagcagagtgcaggtttgaagaatTAGATGAGACggatgttatattttaaattttgttttattctctctttaatatccatctcgggaaagcaatttatttacaagcagatgCAACACAGCacaaaagtaagaaagaagcgaaaagggacgaaacaaatgatcactagtcatataacataggatttctagCCACAAGTCAATTCAGTATAcatgttgacctttgacaccttttcaagggcaccaaagagatcactttcatttgagacatagtactgatggcgcattagttttacggAGGAATtgattaaaccgaaagtggaattggatcacgaaataagagaatattttagaatgaaattagatggtctaagttttggaaattaagttggattaaattaagagttaaactcttaatttaatataatgatgtaataatatatatatatattattacccttattgtaaaatttgtaatagtaaatAGAAGTGGATATTTATTTCCTACTTTTACAAATGGAAAACTGAATGACAATTGTATattataatggaataattttcatCAGTTTACTGTTTTAAAGGTGGGAAAAAGAAGAGAGGGGGGAAAAAACCCTTAtccaagaaaatatattaaacacttttatattaataaactaaagataaaatgtaattgaaaaacaaaattttcatattaattgcatttttttctgttctgaTGTATGTCTTTGTTTGTCTAATGTAGGTGAAGATAATAGATCGGAATCTCAATCTTCagcaaagagaaaaagaaaaagtagatGGGAACCAGAAAGTTCAAAGGATGATGTTAATGTGATGCCAAATTACGTGCAACAAGGTttacaaattttgctttaaaattgttcttttgctcttctctgtttatatttttctttgttgtgtgtatatatatatatttgatgttgTATAAATTgtgatacaaaaatttatttttaataattttcttgtatCCCAATAGATTAGTAATGTTGAAGAATTATCTGCTAAGTTTGTTTTGTATCAATTAATGAATTACTTTACATTGTggagaaacaaatttatttttgtatcatctaTGTGTGTATAAAAGAAATCAACCAGctataatgaaagataaaaactgtcaaatttaagataatatataatattgaatcaaaatagataatataaatgcaaatagaaacattaaaatgaattttcagttgttaaaattgtaatatggcatgcttttaatatattttgaatattttttaaagatttcatctaaaaagtttttataaatgtatttattttttaaatatatttttcatgtgaaTTATAGTTGATACTGCATTATGAGATTGTACTGTAATAATCTTTGTTTctaaacatagtttttttttacatttagtggcttaattcacaaaaatatgtTGTTGTATTTGGTATTAAAGTTTCTTTAGAATCTTtgatacataattataataataattaatattaaacatctACTTAGCTAATTACCTCCAtactattttatgtttaatttaattcaataaaatatttctagaccAAGGCTTAAAATCATATGCATTGCAAGTATTCGGTTCAACCGATCTGACTCCAGAACAGTGGAAGCAGTTGGAAGATCAAAGAAAAGTTAGTTTAGAATTCATGTATTTCTTGAAATCTAACAAgattttttaatctgtttatttCCAAGTTAATTATGAAATGGACCTTGATatcattaactatttttaaattatcttcttctacttattaatcttttatttatttctttatgtccTCCCCCCCTCCCCATATTTGTCCAGAATTGCAAACAGAATTTGTAATtgcaattttgttcaaaattttcatgGTCATGAATACATCAGTGCATGAAAAATGCtgtataagataaaattatttaaggtattgaaataaaatttttaaaaaaatcttgtatttgaatttcaaactttttctataattgaataaattcataCTCAAGTAATAAATATGAAGTTACCTGCACCAGTGCAAATTTGGAATTTACTTCACTCTGCAGTAATTCTTTTGCTGAtcgtaatacttttttttatctttaattttatatttcctttgataatattattttatttcctgcattagaactttattttattgttattaacatTTTCTGCTTACATTAAAATCTTATGTATGCTAGCATCATAATAAGTAAGTGAGGctaatctaaattattttgatttgtttcatatatatatatatatataaagcagtgTTGTGGCCAAAGAGAGAGAagagaatttcagtttttatctttgttttatttcatcccggaaAGCATGATTTTTGTACAAGTGCACTGACAAAACACGTCCATTCACAGCACAACATAAAAACAGAAGAGCATAAAAAAGaggcaagagagagagagagaatatttttCACAGTGCTTAtgtacaatgagattttgatagggattgcCTGTCAACCCAGGCAAgcgaatcatagggatcttttagagaaatttgtttaggtcagcaattttttatcccaTCATTCAGAGCATGGGAACCGTTggtgaaagcatttttacagagctttctgttgcattaattaaataggaaaagtggaatgggatcaggaattaagagaatattttggaatgagtttaatatgtgctgaattgagctaaaaattaggaaattaatttagtttaaattatatttatatatatatatataatatagtgcagtcaaataatttattactatttacttattataagttaagtaataaaattgtatactattgagtttgaaaaaaatttgtctctAAAAATACAACttgatttagatttaaaatatttccttccaGTTTTTATTATGCTTACCcttaataattcagaataatcTTAAATACTACAGTTATTCTTATCTTATGCATTATCACAAAcgaaatacccccccccccccttttttcccTCTCTGCATTCAAAAAGTTTTGTCAAAATATAAACATAGAGAAAACTGTTATTTATTGAAAGCAGTTATATTTCTCTATATGACTTTTGACATCATGATGACTCCATTGTttaatctgtatttaaaattttttaatctactaCAGATGCGTCTATTGTATGAAATGATGCAATCAAAGCAAAGAGCTGATCAGCTCCGAAAGCTAACAGGGAAGGTGAAATATGAATATGATTCTGATGAAGATACAGATGGAGGAACTTGGGAACATAAGAAAAGAGCGAATGAAATGGAAAAGACtagatgtaattatttatttattttctattgtttgtttgttttttaaattttctaataatattcattaacattatttagctttaaaaaatattaaattaccattttagatgtttatgatattttaaagcaCTTTATATTGTTCTTTGATTGTATAGAGAAAACCTGCTAGGCTTTCATTTGCTTTATTCTACATAACTCTGTTAGCAACTAATTTGACTTTTGCTTGGTTCTtcagatttcaattatttattaaagtaataaagatAGGATTGATAGCACATCTTAAAAGTGAGCATTAAATGGATAAAAACCTGCAAAAAAACGAAAATGgagataaaataaagtaaattcccaTGAAAAATAAGTGTTTTTAACTATATggaattttctgaattatattttttaaagagtaaattGTGTGATAAAAATTTGAGTTATGTGATAAAATTTGTgagcaaataatttgaaattcactaatgttcttaaaatattttaactaactgAGTTTGGTGAGCATCTGTTCTCCCAGGATTAttggttttgaaaaattctaatttaatactATTGTAGAAGCATTACATCATTCATCATGCTATGTATTTCCCTGATTCTTTTTGTCATCTGATCTAAAATATGAgcttttaatcttaataatatgattaaatttaatcaatctaataatatgctaattaattttaaaaattataaataataaaaatagaatcagaaCTATTAAACTATTCAGTTTTGCACTTTAGTGTGCGTTTGTGTATGAGAGAGAAACTGCTTAAGATATGCTTCATTACATACcttagaatattcattttttcagattcaatgaaaattcaaGCATTGAAGATTTCAAACTAAAAGAGCAatcatatacttatatataatttttttataatacagggAAGAATAGCAGTATTTAGAAATTGACAGctacataaatttttcatttttgtttatagttaaagtttaattttaactgccaatttaataatgctataaaaatttcaaatattttaaataaaaacttactgaATATACATAACATCAATCAAATCagcttgtttttattattagtagttaaaaaaattagtggaTAAAATTCTTCTCGCAATAATatacaagatttaaattattattggtttactataatattgaaaaatatttaaaaaatttattataaataagaaaaaagtttgtAGGGCaatcaaatagaaatttcattgaaataatttattgaattttaaaatgatgcaaaaattatttttgtgttgtgataatttaaaaaatttgctataGGAAAGTGTTGTAGgaccttaatttttaattaattaaaattccaattagaactttttttaaaaaaatcacattttcacCCATTGAAGCTTACTTATGCCTAATTTGATAACCCTAAACCAACAGCTTTTGTAGAATGCTAATAGACaaacatttgcttttattaatagtAGCGTCTTCTTTAGTAAGTTttctagaaaaattgtaaattgtgtttgaatcttaatcaaattaaaatctattgtatattaattttttttaaagtcatatttaatttttgtaaaaattgaaacattctaaTCATGGTATTCTGTTAATAGACTAtcttataaaagatatatttaacaataattaaaaaaaaattacaaaagatatgtataatttatatgttGTGTTTGTAACTACTGTTTGtatgaaaaaatgatttgcttGTGTGTGTGACTTATTCTTCTTTTCCTAAATCTTATCACTCATCTTGTATACATAATTTATGTCAAATTCCATAAAGCTATTCCcagttaattgaaatttagaCTATTTTAAACATACTTAAGGGAACTTCATTAGCTAGTCTAGGCTTCAAACAGACCTTCTACAGAAGATACACCTGTTCATGGACATTGCATAAGTTGAATTTATTGTGGGTCAAATGTTTTTTCATTCGTGTAGTGTGAAAGTTTAGAGGTGAGGCATCCAGTCTGTGTGTTATCATTGCAATGTGAGAATAGTTAAAGATTGAAAAGCACATACCAAAATAACCTTtgtatagtttcaaaaatgtatcAACAATTAAGTAAACTAAACATGGTATAAAGATTTCACTGGTAAGAATATGATTAGaaacaaaaatgacaaaaaaaatctgaatgaaaattttatttcatatgattataatttttgtcTTAGCAAAAAATCACTTTATACATACTTGAATTGTCCAAATTGTGTATATTCATTTGTcattcattctttatattttccataatttaattttttgttcatattttgacTGCTGTTTATTTTTGCTCTATATTACTATATTGTATCCTTGAATTAGGAAGATGTTCAAAGATGACAGTAAAAGCAGCAAATGTATTCAATTTCCTGTATGTTTCAAAGTTAATCATCTTCTTAATAGttaaggaatttcaaaaaaaaaaaatcattgatctCTGTCCATCAAATATaagaatgaatgtttttaaaataaaaggtatcaactaaattaattcatgatataaaattactaaaaatatctgattttaaaatctgaaaaaaaaaaaaaagcaagaaaagaaatttctttatacttatgctattaataataaaagtgaatatttttatatttaattcttcttacggtgataaaatatccataaaacaaCTATTTATGTTCTTATAGCTTGGGCTGATAAATTGACTGAGCAAGGGAAAGGTAAGCACCACATAGGAGACTTTCTTCCTCCTGAGGAATTAgaaaatttccttgaaaaatgGGATGCTGTGAAACAAGGCAGAACTCCTGATCTTTCGGATTACAAAGAGTATAAAATCACATCAAGTAATATTGGTTATCAGATGCTTCAAAAATTAGGATGGTCTGAAGGTCAAGGATTGGGAGCAAATGGAGGGGGTATTGTTGATCCGGTGAataagtaagtaattttaattgcaaatgaagtatatattttaaaatttgttcttgatcaatcaatcaataaatgaTAAGTTAAAAAGCTTTATACATCTTATCttctttttagttaattttaaatatagtaaataaaaaaatatttatttgtattaaatttattaatcatgtaTTAAGTTCATATAAGatctaattaattgaaatgaaatgaactgAAATTAGTTCTAACTGTCTttctttgctaataataaagaagaatgtttGTGTgggtgtgttggcactctacaaaCCAAATCATTTGATCTGGaactatcaaattttataaaggtaTTTGGAATGGGGCAAAGTATGCccccaaaagatattttttaaattttaatttttaaaaaaatatgcatgttaAAGGTGTTTTTGTAATTGTTTAAGAGTTAAttttacaccatatttaaaaatatctttctaacaATACTAATTTACTTTCATGTAATTTGTtgtgaattttgcaaatttttttaggaTTACTTTTTGTATAATCTTTTAGCGATATATTTCATGGTTGCTGTGAAATTTAAatcctttcattgtttcatcaaatatttaatcatatcagTCTCTCTCATTAagacaaaggaagaaaatttctgtttaatatctggatagtttacttgaaaaataagaaagtgaaattatatcatattacaaaaattagaaGATATGTGAAATGgacaattactttttattaacagTATGGATTTCACTCTATCAGTAAAGTTCATTCAAGaaaattacatatgaataaaacaattgtgaggctattaaaataatagcattttaatgTACAttacaatttaatgcttaaaaatgctttttctggGGGAACCATGAATATTgaacataagatatttaataaaaattaaacacaactaATATTCCTTGTGAGCCACTGGTTGCCAATAGcagttagtaataaataaaaattacgtaATACTTTCTTTGAGGTGAAgtaatatgtctttaaaataacaaataataatgtatcttgcaaattaaattatagatgcagtaaattttatacaaaagtaaaaatgtgtagtaagaaaataaatgcagattgctatattttagaaattataattttgaatctagcatggtttaaattaatatacttacttagttaaataaaattagaaatatctgTAATGTTGATATTTTTACTAGATGGAGTAGCTGCAAACTGgtatataaaagcaataattaaaaatgtataggaTGTTACCAGTCAGTgtaatatgaaatcaatttttttttttaaatttaagtatgatcctgcataatttttaaattcgactgaagcaaaaaattttacagatttataattataatgttaaaactatatttcaaatatcatacctctaattaatttctcaatattaCTGTATTTACATTGCATTTGAATAGACTTGTAGATGGATTTTGTCCAGGATTtcatacaaatctacatttttgttatgaaaactatataataaatttcatttatgtggaatatatatttttttttattatcatgttatTCCATCTAAGcataacttaaagaaaattttattcagcttcaagaagatttaaaacattgatgttcattaaaattttgaaaaagaatttctcGATTTTATGCTCCATATACAACAAAgtagaaaattgtaataaagtCTAATatgatatttgttaaaaaatggaACGTATATTATAAGTAGaggctgaattttttttactgcatttatctTACATTTGCAGTAAGAAATTGATATACtgcaaatattatctaaatatttttcaatcattaagttttaaatgaaataactaattCTTTTTTAGAGGAACAGTTTCTTTTGACAATGCTGGGTTAGGTCAAAGTAGACCAGATGACATTAAGTCTGATGACGATGAATATGAAGCTTATCGAAAGAGGATGATGTTAGCTTATAGATTCAGACCTAATCCATTAGTAAGTTTGTTTTCTCTTTATATGCACAATGAAACATTAAGTTTAATTTGGACAGATAATgatagttttttatatatatgtattgaaacaattgcattttaaattgagAAGTAATATTACATTGATTTTTCAgtgtaaacttaatttttaatcagaagaaTTAGTTTGATAAATATTGCAaactaaatatgtaatatattttctgGATGCTTATGTTCTATTATttcttaaacagaaaaataaataatttttaaagttgctgATGCaattaaacaatgaattttcttgGATTTAACCCCTTccatatgtattttaaattatacataatttgttgtttaattttcttgcattaattcagaaattttattaaatatttatttctgcttatctcagaaaataaagaaacaactaattggattattttaaagctataataAGGACttctttctgcatttttaaaaacacagaaCAATGTATATAGATTAATCttgcaacttattttttaaatatgtcataaatatattttttgtaaaacaattgttttttacATTATGTCTTGTTACagcataatcttttttttcttgcagaataatcctAGGCGTccttattattaaagtaatatgaagtatgcaatatttacaatttaaacagATACAAAAAACCTCTGTTGGACAATGCTCCTTATCTTGCTCAAGATATTATTGAATCTGAATTTCCTGTCTCATAGccaaaaaaaatttgacacatcaTGCCTATTATAACAGTTTTGTATTTCAAACTTGTTAATGtagtatgtaaataaaattttatttgatgcttactttatatttttctctaaaattgttATTGTTCCTATGAAGTACAATTAGTTTTCAaggttaaaatatattgataggGGTCGATTTTAATTcacttgaaaaattttcattccaaCTCAGATGTTAACAGTTTTAATgtgttcaataaaaaattgtacaatttgTTTCACATAGTGTTTTTAAGTTGTGTTTTATGTAATAAAAGGCAATACATATCTTTAggattaaattatatcaaatatttagtttaaagaaatttatacactagaataaatttatcttaCATAATTtgctgttgaaaaaaaatttcggaaaatatttattatatatatatataattttccgaatcttctaaattttaagcattttcaatACTGTAGTTGCTTCAAAGTTTACATTGAAAACACTGCCATGTTGAAATGACCAGAAAAAGAgcagataattatttttgtaaattcaaagtgaatttcaaattaactctgaaattaaaaaaaaaaaaaggatataaagagacaatttaagaagatatttctatctaataattatgcttttttcaaattcaacatGAAAAATTCTAGCAAACAAATCAAAACTCATATCGTaaatttacatagaaaaaaattaataaaattttttgaagaagggAGATATATTCATTtaccattaataaataaatgtagattCTTGACACAAAAAAGTTATAATGCATATTTGTTATAGGAGATGGAAAAGAAAAGAGATTAAGGTATCTAAATAAGttaagtttttattcattatttacaaCAATTCTAAAATCCAAATACAAGAAAAGATATTCACAGTAGGAAATCCAACTCAGATCCATGTATCAAATTCATTTACCAAAGCTGCTTTCCAAAGGGAAATGTGTACTTTCTTTCCCCTTGATTCTACTTACATTGGTAAGTATCTTGCACAATTAATAAGTATgtacaatttataatttctttaaaacctATTCAGGTCCACCTCTCTGGAAAGAGAAGAAAAACATATGATTAATATATTATGCATATGATAAtccatacaatttaataattggacaaacaaaaaaaatcagttaacattcataaaaatgattcaaatattttttttaaataatcagttaaCGTACATTTATAAAACCtttgttttagttaaatttttattcactaaattaaaaacaGGCAATAATCTCAAGCGgctatttatatattctttataagcttcagattttgatatgTTTATCTTCTTTTTAGGACATAAAGTAGCAAATTTcac
The window above is part of the Argiope bruennichi chromosome 7, qqArgBrue1.1, whole genome shotgun sequence genome. Proteins encoded here:
- the LOC129976376 gene encoding SURP and G-patch domain-containing protein 1-like produces the protein MDRLSEMSEQRRIIEEKKQEILRKIAEKKRKKEDQTMTTTTNIVTSSNKSFPVKIPRLTTTNQFKNDGSFLDQFKKMQESNAMKSDSSESSSSKSGIVMKIQAPESKTLTPTPIQNKLADDEEEDKTNVSSPEDTAIRNAVEKVAISVAVNGEIAEEMAKKVNESDPAYRFLHEPESEIYKLYQKRVSDLVEARKRAEADGHLMTFSNKGEDNRSESQSSAKRKRKSRWEPESSKDDVNVMPNYVQQDQGLKSYALQVFGSTDLTPEQWKQLEDQRKMRLLYEMMQSKQRADQLRKLTGKVKYEYDSDEDTDGGTWEHKKRANEMEKTRSWADKLTEQGKGKHHIGDFLPPEELENFLEKWDAVKQGRTPDLSDYKEYKITSSNIGYQMLQKLGWSEGQGLGANGGGIVDPVNKGTVSFDNAGLGQSRPDDIKSDDDEYEAYRKRMMLAYRFRPNPLNNPRRPYY